Within the Hevea brasiliensis isolate MT/VB/25A 57/8 chromosome 2, ASM3005281v1, whole genome shotgun sequence genome, the region TGTACTCTGGCAAAAAAGAAACTGACCTTAAGTGCAACTGGGAAGGCCATAATATAATGCAAAAGAGCATTTTTAAGGGCAGCATCCTTAGAATTGTCAACCGTAGCCATCACATGCCGGGCAAAATCATTTGTACCCGAAATCACCTTTGTCCAGGCTTTCCTCCCCTCTTCAAATCTCGAATAAGAAGCCTCCGTCCTAAACACCAGCAACAGCGCCAATGCCGGAGCTGTCAACTGATAGGGCAGAGAAGAAGCCCTCAAAAGAGGGAAAAGCCCCGGCAATAAATGCATCTCCACCACAGAATTATAGACAGCTATGATGGCAGCCACTGAAGTGAAGGCAATCACTGGAGGAATTAATGATAATATGACCCGCGATTGAAGACTGGAGAGTAAGTGGCGGATGTGGCGAAGGGAACTTCTGTGTTCGACCCATTTCTTGTGGGTGTAAAGAGAGCGCTTCCGCTGCATTCCTCGCTCTTTTACGCGATCAGCCCAGTCTGGGATTGCGCGGAGAAGGGAGATTAGGGTTACGGTTTTAGAGGGGTCAGGTGGGATGGAGGAGTGAGAACAGAGAGTTTTGAAGGAAAGGGCGGGTCGTTGGGGTTTGGAGGGAAAGGTAGTTGGGTGTAGTTTGAGGACAATTTTGGGGAAAAAGTTGGAGAAAGTGAGCATTTGGGTAGTGGAGATTCG harbors:
- the LOC131176973 gene encoding voltage-dependent chloride channel 1, chloroplastic-like, whose protein sequence is MSVFTWTISSPSLLSLQAPALTVISTANVTTHNPLRISTTQMLTFSNFFPKIVLKLHPTTFPSKPQRPALSFKTLCSHSSIPPDPSKTVTLISLLRAIPDWADRVKERGMQRKRSLYTHKKWVEHRSSLRHIRHLLSSLQSRVILSLIPPVIAFTSVAAIIAVYNSVVEMHLLPGLFPLLRASSLPYQLTAPALALLLVFRTEASYSRFEEGRKAWTKVISGTNDFARHVMATVDNSKDAALKNALLHYIMAFPVALKCHVIYGSDIVRDLRNLVEVDDLAVVLNSRHRPRCIIEFISQCLQLLNLEESQKNQLESKISCLQEGIGVCEQLMGIPIPLSYTRLTSRFLVLWHLTLPIILWDDCHWIVVPATFISAASLFCIEEVGVLIEEPFSMLALDELCSQVHSNIQEAIGTEKVIKTQLIAKRKNYACEHSTNGRPNS